From the genome of Bordetella sp. H567, one region includes:
- the lepB gene encoding signal peptidase I has product MSWNFALILFVLLVITGIIWVLDITVLRKARRRKGEEAAARFDPAVIGDAQEAERLRREAAESAARVPWWVEYAVSFFPVILFVFMLRSFVVEPFRIPSGSMLPTLESGDLILVNKFSRGIRLPIVDKKVLNTGDLQRGDVIVFRYPVDPDVDYIKRVVGLPGDEIAYLDKKLYVNGQEVKHMRDGNYFEPDRVAYINRYKEKLGDVTHDILLDEDKYQEYGPIWQFPHLDNCQYSRNGVRCKVPAGEYFAMGDNRDNSADSRYWGFVPDGNIVGKAFFIWMNFSDLSRIGRFN; this is encoded by the coding sequence ATGAGTTGGAACTTTGCGCTGATTTTGTTCGTCCTGCTGGTGATCACCGGCATCATCTGGGTGCTGGACATCACTGTCCTGCGCAAGGCGCGGCGGCGCAAGGGGGAAGAGGCGGCGGCCCGCTTCGATCCCGCCGTGATCGGCGATGCGCAGGAAGCGGAGCGGCTGCGGCGCGAAGCCGCGGAATCGGCCGCGCGCGTACCCTGGTGGGTGGAATACGCGGTCAGTTTTTTTCCGGTGATCCTGTTCGTGTTCATGCTGCGTTCCTTCGTGGTGGAGCCTTTTCGCATCCCGTCGGGGTCGATGCTGCCCACGCTGGAATCGGGCGACCTTATCCTCGTGAACAAGTTCAGCCGCGGCATACGGCTGCCTATCGTCGACAAGAAGGTCCTGAACACCGGCGATCTGCAGCGCGGCGACGTGATCGTCTTCCGCTACCCGGTCGATCCGGACGTCGACTACATCAAGCGGGTCGTGGGCCTGCCGGGTGACGAAATTGCCTACCTGGACAAGAAACTATATGTAAACGGCCAGGAAGTGAAACATATGCGGGACGGCAACTATTTCGAGCCCGACCGGGTCGCCTATATCAACCGCTACAAGGAAAAATTGGGCGACGTTACCCACGATATCCTGCTGGATGAGGACAAATACCAGGAATACGGGCCTATATGGCAGTTTCCGCATCTGGACAACTGCCAGTACAGCCGCAACGGCGTGCGCTGCAAGGTTCCGGCCGGGGAATACTTCGCCATGGGGGATAACCGGGACAACAGCGCGGACAGCCGCTACTGGGGATTCGTTCCGGACGGTAATATCGTGGGCAAGGCCTTCTTCATCTGGATGAATTTCTCCGATCTAAGCCGGATCGGACGATTCAATTGA
- the lepA gene encoding translation elongation factor 4, translating into MRHIRNFSIIAHIDHGKSTLADRLIQRCGGLADREMSAQVLDSMDIERERGITIKAQTAALEYKAVDGQVYNLNLIDTPGHVDFSYEVSRSLSACEGALLVVDASQGVEAQTVANCYTAIELGVEVLPVLNKMDLPQADPDGARQEIEDVIGIDASRAIAASAKTGMGIDDILESIVRDVPPPKGSPTEPLQALIIDSWFDNYVGVVMLVRIVNGVLRPKDKILLMASGATHLCEQVGVFTPKSVPRQALSAGEVGFVIAGIKELAHAKVGDTVTLVGQPAAQALPGFKEVKPQVFAGLYPVESSEYDQLRDSLEKLKLNDAALMFEPEVSQALGFGFRCGFLGLLHMEIVQERLEREFDMDIITTAPSVVYEVEQRDGQVLTIESPSRMPEVGKIAEIREPIVKVTLFMPQEYVGPVMTLCNNKRGAQVNMSYHGRQVHLVYEIPLAEIVLDFFDKLKSVSRGYASMDYEFLEYRSADVVRVDLLINGDKVDALSMIVHRSNARYRARDVVSRMRALIPRQMFDVAIQAAIGAEVIARENVKALRKNVLAKCYGGDITRKKKLLEKQKAGKKRMKQVGSVEIPQEAFLAILQVEDK; encoded by the coding sequence ATGCGTCATATCCGTAACTTTTCGATCATCGCCCACATCGATCATGGCAAGTCGACCCTGGCCGACCGCCTGATCCAGCGCTGCGGTGGATTGGCGGATCGCGAGATGTCGGCGCAGGTGCTTGATTCCATGGACATCGAGCGCGAGCGCGGCATCACGATCAAGGCGCAGACGGCCGCCCTGGAATACAAGGCCGTCGATGGCCAGGTCTACAACCTGAACCTGATCGACACCCCGGGCCACGTGGACTTCTCCTACGAAGTCAGCCGGTCGCTTTCGGCCTGCGAAGGCGCGCTGCTGGTCGTCGACGCCTCGCAGGGCGTGGAGGCGCAGACGGTGGCGAACTGCTACACGGCCATCGAGCTGGGCGTGGAAGTCCTGCCCGTGCTGAACAAGATGGATCTGCCGCAGGCGGATCCGGACGGCGCCCGCCAGGAAATCGAGGACGTGATCGGCATCGACGCGTCGCGCGCCATCGCCGCCAGCGCCAAGACGGGCATGGGGATCGACGACATCCTGGAGTCCATCGTCCGCGACGTGCCGCCGCCCAAGGGCAGCCCCACCGAGCCCCTGCAGGCCTTGATCATCGACTCGTGGTTCGACAACTACGTCGGCGTGGTCATGCTGGTGCGCATCGTCAACGGGGTCTTGCGTCCCAAGGACAAGATCCTGCTGATGGCCTCCGGTGCCACGCACCTGTGCGAACAGGTCGGCGTGTTCACACCCAAGTCGGTGCCGCGCCAGGCGCTGAGCGCGGGGGAAGTGGGCTTCGTCATTGCCGGCATCAAGGAACTGGCCCACGCCAAGGTGGGCGACACCGTGACGCTGGTGGGCCAGCCGGCCGCGCAGGCGCTGCCGGGCTTCAAGGAGGTCAAGCCGCAGGTGTTCGCCGGCCTGTACCCGGTGGAAAGCAGCGAATATGACCAGCTGCGCGATTCCCTGGAAAAGCTCAAGCTCAACGACGCCGCGCTCATGTTCGAACCGGAAGTGTCGCAGGCGCTGGGCTTCGGCTTTCGCTGCGGCTTCCTGGGCCTGCTGCACATGGAAATCGTGCAGGAGCGGCTCGAACGCGAATTCGACATGGACATCATCACCACCGCGCCGTCGGTGGTGTACGAGGTCGAGCAGCGTGACGGGCAGGTGCTGACGATCGAAAGCCCGTCGCGCATGCCGGAAGTCGGCAAGATCGCCGAAATCCGGGAGCCCATCGTCAAGGTCACGCTGTTCATGCCGCAGGAATATGTCGGCCCGGTGATGACCCTGTGCAATAACAAGCGCGGCGCCCAGGTCAACATGAGCTACCACGGCCGGCAGGTGCACCTGGTGTACGAGATCCCGTTGGCGGAAATCGTGCTGGACTTCTTCGACAAGCTGAAGTCCGTGTCCCGCGGCTATGCGTCCATGGACTACGAGTTCCTGGAATACCGGTCCGCGGACGTGGTGCGGGTCGACCTGCTGATCAACGGCGACAAGGTCGATGCGCTGTCCATGATCGTTCACCGCAGCAACGCGCGCTATCGTGCGCGCGACGTGGTGTCGCGCATGCGCGCCCTGATTCCCCGCCAGATGTTCGACGTCGCGATCCAGGCCGCCATCGGCGCGGAAGTGATCGCCCGCGAAAACGTCAAGGCCCTGCGCAAGAACGTGCTGGCCAAGTGCTACGGCGGCGACATCACCCGCAAGAAGAAGCTTCTGGAAAAACAGAAGGCCGGCAAGAAACGCATGAAGCAGGTCGGCAGCGTGGAGATTCCCCAGGAGGCCTTCCTGGCCATCCTGCAAGTGGAAGATAAATAA
- the fabD gene encoding ACP S-malonyltransferase yields MKIAFVFPGQGSQSVGMLDAWKGNAAVADTLARASAALSQDLDTLIAQGPAEQLNLTTNTQPAMLASAVAVYQAWLAAGGRKPEVLAGHSLGEYAALTAAQALSLEDAVRLVRIRADAMQAAVPVGTGAMAAVLGLDDDAVRAACAQAAQGEVVEAVNFNAPAQVVIAGHKAAVERACEAAKAAGAKRALLLPVSAPFHSSLLEPAAAVLSRALAEVAVSTPAIPVVNNVDVATPTDPAAIRDALVRQAWHPVRWVETIRAMKAQGVTHVVECGPGKVLTGLVKRIDGELTGLAITDPASLDAALAALQSN; encoded by the coding sequence ATGAAAATCGCTTTCGTATTTCCCGGCCAGGGTTCGCAATCCGTCGGTATGCTGGACGCCTGGAAGGGCAACGCGGCCGTGGCCGACACCCTGGCCCGTGCGTCGGCGGCCCTGTCGCAGGACCTGGACACCCTGATCGCCCAGGGGCCTGCCGAGCAGCTCAACCTGACGACCAACACCCAGCCCGCCATGCTGGCCTCGGCCGTTGCGGTCTATCAGGCATGGCTGGCCGCCGGCGGACGCAAGCCCGAGGTGTTGGCCGGCCATAGCCTGGGCGAATACGCCGCCCTGACGGCCGCCCAGGCACTAAGCCTGGAGGACGCTGTCCGCCTCGTGCGTATCCGCGCCGACGCCATGCAGGCCGCCGTGCCGGTGGGCACGGGCGCCATGGCCGCCGTGCTGGGACTGGACGACGATGCCGTCCGTGCGGCCTGCGCGCAGGCCGCGCAGGGCGAGGTCGTCGAGGCCGTCAATTTCAATGCCCCCGCCCAGGTCGTCATCGCGGGGCACAAGGCCGCGGTCGAACGCGCGTGCGAAGCCGCCAAGGCAGCCGGCGCCAAGCGGGCGCTGCTGCTGCCGGTGTCGGCGCCGTTCCACTCCAGCCTGCTCGAACCCGCCGCCGCGGTCCTGTCCAGGGCGCTGGCCGAAGTGGCCGTATCCACGCCGGCGATCCCCGTGGTAAACAATGTGGACGTCGCCACGCCTACCGATCCCGCCGCCATACGCGACGCGCTCGTGCGTCAAGCCTGGCATCCCGTCCGCTGGGTGGAGACCATCCGCGCCATGAAGGCGCAGGGCGTCACCCACGTCGTCGAATGCGGTCCGGGCAAGGTCCTGACCGGCCTGGTCAAGCGTATCGACGGCGAGCTGACCGGCCTGGCGATCACGGATCCTGCCTCGCTGGACGCCGCGCTGGCCGCGCTCCAGTCCAACTGA
- the fabF gene encoding beta-ketoacyl-ACP synthase II yields the protein MKRRVVITGLGIVSPVGNDVSSAWDNIVNGRSGIGRITRFDPSALTTHIAGEVRDFDVTQYIPAKEARQMDTFIHYGLAAGVQAWRDSGLEVTEANADRIGVIIGSGIGGLPRIEETQTDLLARGPRRISPFFVPGALINLISGQLSILYGFKGPSYAVVSACTTGLHSIGDSARMIEYGDADVMIAGGAESTVSPLGIGGFAAMRALSTRNDDPTTASRPWDRDRDGFVLGEGAGVVVLEEYEHAKKRGARIYGEFVGYGMSSDAYHITAPNQDGPRRGVVNALRNGGLNPEDVQYVNAHGTSTPLGDKNESDALKLAFGDHAYKLVVNSTKSMTGHLLGAAGGIEAVFTTLAVYHQVSPPTINLFNQDPECDLDYCANEAREMTINVALSNSFGFGGTNGSMAVRRM from the coding sequence GTGAAACGACGCGTCGTCATCACCGGACTCGGCATCGTGTCCCCCGTGGGCAATGACGTGTCCAGCGCCTGGGACAATATCGTCAACGGACGTTCCGGCATCGGCCGTATTACCCGTTTCGATCCTTCCGCGCTGACCACGCATATCGCGGGCGAAGTCCGCGATTTCGATGTCACGCAATACATCCCCGCCAAGGAAGCCCGTCAGATGGATACCTTTATCCACTACGGCTTGGCGGCGGGCGTCCAGGCCTGGCGTGACAGCGGCCTGGAGGTCACCGAGGCCAATGCCGACCGCATCGGCGTCATCATCGGCTCCGGCATCGGCGGATTGCCGCGCATCGAAGAAACCCAGACCGATCTGCTGGCGCGCGGTCCGCGCCGCATCTCGCCCTTTTTCGTGCCGGGCGCGCTGATCAACCTGATCTCCGGTCAGTTGTCGATCCTGTACGGATTCAAGGGCCCCAGCTATGCGGTGGTGTCGGCATGCACCACGGGCTTGCACAGCATCGGAGATTCCGCGCGGATGATCGAGTACGGCGACGCCGATGTGATGATCGCGGGCGGCGCCGAATCCACGGTATCCCCACTGGGCATCGGCGGCTTCGCCGCGATGCGGGCGCTGTCCACGCGCAATGACGACCCCACCACGGCCTCGCGCCCGTGGGATCGCGACCGCGACGGCTTCGTGCTCGGTGAGGGCGCCGGCGTCGTGGTGCTGGAAGAATACGAACATGCCAAGAAGCGCGGCGCGCGCATCTACGGCGAATTCGTCGGCTACGGCATGAGCTCGGACGCGTATCACATCACCGCGCCCAACCAGGATGGCCCGCGCCGCGGCGTGGTCAATGCGCTGCGCAATGGCGGCCTGAATCCGGAAGACGTGCAGTACGTGAATGCCCACGGCACCTCCACGCCCTTGGGCGACAAGAACGAATCGGATGCCCTGAAGCTGGCGTTCGGCGACCATGCGTACAAGCTGGTGGTCAATTCCACCAAGTCCATGACCGGGCACCTGCTCGGCGCGGCAGGCGGCATCGAAGCGGTCTTCACCACGCTGGCGGTCTACCACCAGGTCTCGCCCCCGACCATCAATCTGTTCAACCAGGATCCCGAGTGCGACCTGGACTACTGCGCGAACGAAGCGCGGGAGATGACGATCAACGTTGCGCTGTCCAACTCCTTCGGGTTCGGCGGCACCAACGGGTCGATGGCCGTGCGCCGCATGTAA
- a CDS encoding DegQ family serine endoprotease codes for MLGGAALSTPAAAAPTAATGPAMMLPDFTSIVEKADPAVVNIRTTATVPVRSGPQDPYDLFRFFFGPDFQPPGMPELPGQRPRDRQQQPKQPQQPQPQERTVPRGVGSGFFISADGYVLTNNHVVSDATDIFVTLTDGREFKAKVIGTDERTDVALLKIEAKDMPFLPIGDDSKIKKGQWVLAIGSPFGLDSTVTAGIVSAINRDTGEYLPFIQTDVAVNPGNSGGPLLNLQGEVIGINSQIISRSGGFMGISLAIPIDEVMRVVDELRATGKVTRGRIGVQIGEVTNDVATALGLARAEGALVSSVEGDSPADAAGVQPGDVILRFNNKPIARWSDLPRMVGETKPGTVAPLQVWRKGKNVTLDVKVAEIPQSKAPVAKKPEPEKEPAASTALGLTVVPVPTATQAKLKIKGGVMVRAASGQADQAGIQEGDIVLSVGDTDITAPDQFVQVAGKVDKAKPVPLLIRRGDQTQWVVVQPGK; via the coding sequence ATGCTGGGCGGCGCGGCGCTGAGCACGCCCGCCGCCGCGGCGCCCACCGCGGCCACCGGGCCGGCGATGATGCTGCCCGATTTCACGTCCATCGTCGAAAAGGCCGATCCCGCCGTGGTGAACATTCGCACCACCGCCACGGTTCCCGTGCGCAGTGGTCCGCAGGATCCCTACGACCTGTTCCGCTTCTTTTTCGGCCCCGATTTCCAGCCCCCCGGCATGCCGGAACTGCCCGGCCAGCGTCCGCGCGACCGCCAGCAGCAGCCCAAGCAGCCCCAACAGCCGCAACCGCAGGAGCGCACGGTGCCGCGCGGCGTGGGCTCCGGGTTCTTCATCTCCGCGGACGGCTATGTCCTGACAAACAACCACGTGGTCAGCGATGCCACGGATATCTTCGTCACGCTGACCGACGGCCGCGAATTCAAGGCCAAGGTGATCGGCACCGATGAGCGCACCGATGTGGCGCTGCTGAAGATCGAGGCCAAGGATATGCCCTTCCTGCCGATCGGCGACGACAGCAAGATCAAGAAAGGGCAGTGGGTGCTTGCCATCGGTTCGCCGTTCGGCCTGGATTCCACGGTGACGGCGGGCATCGTCAGCGCGATCAACCGCGATACCGGCGAATATCTGCCCTTCATCCAGACCGACGTCGCGGTGAACCCCGGAAACTCCGGCGGCCCGCTGCTCAACTTGCAGGGCGAGGTCATCGGCATCAATTCGCAGATCATCTCGCGCAGCGGCGGCTTCATGGGTATTTCCCTGGCCATCCCGATCGACGAAGTCATGCGGGTGGTCGACGAACTGCGCGCTACCGGCAAGGTCACGCGCGGCCGCATCGGCGTGCAGATCGGCGAAGTCACCAACGATGTCGCCACCGCCCTGGGGCTGGCCCGCGCGGAAGGCGCCCTGGTCAGCAGCGTGGAAGGCGACAGCCCGGCCGATGCGGCCGGCGTGCAGCCGGGCGACGTGATCCTGCGCTTCAACAACAAGCCGATCGCGCGCTGGTCGGATCTGCCGCGCATGGTCGGCGAGACCAAGCCTGGTACCGTCGCGCCCCTGCAGGTGTGGCGCAAGGGCAAGAACGTCACGCTGGACGTCAAGGTCGCGGAAATCCCGCAGTCCAAGGCGCCCGTGGCCAAGAAGCCGGAGCCGGAAAAGGAACCCGCCGCTTCCACGGCCCTGGGGCTGACGGTGGTCCCGGTGCCGACCGCCACGCAGGCCAAGCTGAAGATCAAGGGCGGTGTCATGGTGCGTGCGGCCAGCGGCCAGGCGGACCAGGCCGGCATCCAGGAAGGCGATATCGTCCTGTCCGTGGGCGATACCGACATCACGGCTCCCGACCAGTTCGTGCAGGTGGCGGGCAAGGTGGACAAGGCCAAGCCGGTTCCCTTGCTGATACGCCGCGGCGACCAGACGCAGTGGGTGGTCGTCCAGCCGGGCAAGTAG
- a CDS encoding MucB/RseB C-terminal domain-containing protein → MTVAAVLAPSFRSWPFSRLAADRPGRAGRGLASLSSAVAAALFAISAGLSHAQGAPVSPSVAVPEPEAQALLGRIQDAATKLDYSGIFTYQQGETIQSSRVVHVVDGSGERERIEVLDGQPREYLRHNDDIQCLVPEHKTIFVQHKRAEQFPGLLLGAPAALTKYYRVLMQPTPHRVAGRECRIITIEPLDKDRYGYRLCTDTENDLLLKAQTLSGSSTVVEQIAFTALRLGATVDHDQLESRWNTKDWKVQQGSMKPVDLAAQGWRIPYPAGFVPVSQVARIMAHGDAVSQLVLSDGLAAISVFIEPYDKKRNRHQPHGAYRRGPINVYGMRIADFWVTVLGEVPAPTLEQLAKATEYVPPPVAPK, encoded by the coding sequence ATGACCGTTGCGGCGGTGCTTGCCCCATCGTTCCGGTCCTGGCCGTTTTCCCGCCTGGCGGCGGATCGGCCCGGCAGGGCCGGGCGAGGGCTGGCGTCGCTCAGCTCCGCCGTCGCGGCGGCGCTGTTCGCCATCAGCGCCGGCTTGTCGCACGCCCAGGGCGCCCCGGTGTCCCCCAGCGTTGCCGTTCCGGAACCGGAGGCCCAGGCGCTGCTGGGGCGCATCCAGGATGCCGCCACCAAGCTCGATTATTCGGGCATCTTCACCTACCAGCAGGGCGAAACCATCCAGTCGTCCCGCGTCGTCCACGTGGTCGATGGCAGCGGCGAACGCGAACGCATCGAAGTGCTGGACGGCCAGCCGCGCGAATATCTGCGGCACAACGACGACATCCAATGCCTGGTGCCCGAGCACAAGACGATTTTCGTCCAGCACAAGCGTGCCGAGCAGTTTCCCGGCCTGCTCCTGGGAGCGCCGGCGGCCCTCACCAAATACTATCGCGTGCTCATGCAGCCCACGCCCCACCGGGTGGCCGGCCGCGAATGCCGCATCATCACGATCGAGCCGCTGGACAAGGACCGCTACGGCTACCGGCTGTGCACTGACACGGAAAACGACCTGCTGCTCAAGGCGCAAACGCTGTCGGGTTCTTCCACCGTCGTCGAACAGATCGCCTTCACGGCCTTGCGGCTGGGCGCCACGGTCGACCATGACCAGCTGGAATCGCGCTGGAACACCAAGGACTGGAAGGTCCAGCAGGGCAGCATGAAGCCGGTGGATCTGGCCGCGCAGGGTTGGCGCATTCCTTATCCGGCGGGCTTCGTCCCGGTTTCGCAGGTCGCGCGCATCATGGCCCATGGCGATGCCGTGAGCCAACTGGTATTGTCCGACGGTCTGGCCGCGATCTCGGTATTCATCGAGCCTTATGATAAGAAGCGCAACCGCCATCAGCCTCATGGCGCCTATCGGCGCGGGCCGATCAACGTCTACGGTATGCGGATTGCGGACTTCTGGGTTACGGTGCTCGGCGAAGTGCCCGCTCCCACGCTCGAACAGCTTGCCAAGGCAACCGAATACGTGCCGCCCCCCGTGGCGCCCAAGTAA
- the rpoE gene encoding RNA polymerase sigma factor RpoE encodes MSERDIDAELVARVQRGDKKAFDLLVLKYQRKIMRLLSRMIRDQAEVEDVAQEAFIKAYRALPQFRGDSAFYTWLYRIAINTARNWLASNGRRPSAPNAVENEDGETFNETDNLSDISTPEAMAASREIAETVNAAIQGLPEELRTAIVLREIEGMSYEDIAQSMGCPIGTVRSRIFRAREAVAARLRPLLGNDADRRW; translated from the coding sequence ATGAGCGAACGCGACATCGACGCCGAACTGGTTGCACGGGTCCAGCGCGGCGACAAAAAAGCCTTCGACCTGCTGGTCCTGAAATACCAGCGCAAGATCATGCGGCTGCTTTCCCGCATGATCCGCGACCAGGCCGAGGTCGAGGACGTGGCGCAGGAAGCCTTCATCAAGGCCTACCGTGCCTTGCCGCAATTCCGGGGGGACAGCGCGTTCTACACCTGGTTGTACCGGATCGCGATCAATACGGCGCGCAACTGGCTGGCCTCCAATGGCCGCCGGCCCAGCGCCCCCAATGCCGTCGAAAATGAGGACGGTGAAACTTTTAACGAAACGGACAACCTAAGCGATATCAGCACCCCGGAGGCAATGGCTGCCAGCCGCGAAATCGCGGAAACCGTCAACGCGGCCATACAGGGCTTACCCGAGGAATTGCGTACGGCTATCGTCCTCCGGGAAATTGAAGGTATGAGTTACGAAGACATCGCCCAGAGCATGGGTTGTCCGATCGGTACAGTCCGGTCGCGCATATTCCGGGCTCGGGAAGCGGTGGCCGCGCGTTTGCGGCCGCTGCTCGGGAACGATGCCGATCGTCGTTGGTAA
- a CDS encoding beta-ketoacyl-ACP synthase III, giving the protein MNSTPQYSVIAGSGSYLPPRVVSNDDLAAELATRDIQTSDAWIVERTGIRQRHLAERGVTTSDLATEAARRAIDDAGLRAEDIDLIIVATSTPDFVFPSTACLVQSRLGIKGGAAFDVQAVCSGFVYALTTADSFVRARRARHALVIGAEVFSRILDWNDRSTCVLFGDGAGAVVLSASEQPGILAAQLHADGSQTKILCAAGNVAYGSVVGDPFLRMDGQAVFKQAVTVLERSARAVCEEAGVALDAVDLLIPHQANVRILNFLARKLNLPTDKLVITVDRHANTSAASVPLALDVARREGLAKPGQLVLMQGVGGGFTWGSVLARLTA; this is encoded by the coding sequence ATGAACTCCACTCCGCAGTATTCGGTGATCGCCGGTTCCGGCAGCTACCTGCCGCCGCGCGTCGTATCCAATGACGATCTGGCGGCGGAGCTCGCCACCCGGGATATCCAGACCTCGGACGCCTGGATAGTCGAACGCACCGGCATTCGCCAGCGGCACCTGGCCGAGCGCGGTGTCACGACCAGCGACCTGGCGACCGAAGCCGCGCGCCGCGCGATCGATGACGCAGGCCTGCGCGCCGAAGATATCGATCTCATCATCGTCGCCACCTCCACCCCGGATTTCGTGTTTCCTAGCACGGCATGCCTGGTGCAGAGCAGGCTGGGCATCAAGGGCGGCGCCGCGTTCGACGTGCAGGCGGTGTGCAGCGGTTTCGTCTACGCGCTGACCACCGCGGACAGCTTCGTGCGTGCGCGCCGCGCGCGCCATGCGCTGGTCATCGGAGCCGAAGTTTTCTCGCGTATCCTGGATTGGAACGACCGCTCCACCTGCGTACTGTTCGGCGATGGCGCCGGGGCGGTGGTGCTGTCCGCGTCCGAACAGCCCGGCATACTGGCGGCGCAACTGCATGCCGATGGCAGCCAGACCAAGATCCTGTGCGCGGCCGGTAATGTGGCGTACGGCAGCGTGGTGGGCGACCCCTTCCTTCGCATGGACGGGCAGGCGGTATTCAAGCAGGCCGTGACGGTGCTGGAGCGCTCCGCCCGCGCCGTGTGCGAAGAGGCCGGCGTGGCGCTGGATGCGGTCGACCTGCTCATCCCGCACCAGGCGAACGTGCGCATCCTGAACTTTCTTGCCCGTAAATTGAATCTACCCACGGACAAACTGGTGATCACGGTCGACCGCCATGCCAATACGTCGGCGGCCAGCGTGCCGCTCGCGCTGGATGTCGCGCGCCGCGAAGGCCTGGCCAAACCGGGCCAACTGGTCCTGATGCAGGGCGTGGGCGGCGGTTTCACCTGGGGCTCGGTGCTGGCGCGGTTGACCGCCTGA
- the fabG gene encoding 3-oxoacyl-ACP reductase FabG — MELQGKIALVTGATRGIGKAIAHELAARGAIVVGTATSASGAETISEALAPFNGRGVVLDVTDTQACDALVEGLAKEGGPHILVNNAGITRDTLAMRMKDDDWDAVIDTNLAAVFRLSRGVMRGMMKARWGRIINVTSVVGSSGNAGQANYAAAKAGVAGMSRALARELGSRNITVNCVAPGFIDTDMTRVLGEAQTAALLQQIPVGRLGSPADIAHAVAFLASPQAGYITGTTLHVNGGMYM, encoded by the coding sequence ATGGAATTGCAAGGAAAGATCGCCCTCGTGACCGGTGCCACCCGCGGCATCGGCAAGGCGATCGCGCATGAGCTGGCCGCCCGGGGTGCCATCGTGGTGGGTACCGCCACGTCGGCGTCCGGCGCCGAAACGATAAGCGAGGCCCTGGCGCCGTTCAACGGTCGCGGCGTCGTGCTGGATGTCACGGACACCCAGGCCTGCGATGCGCTGGTGGAAGGCCTGGCGAAAGAGGGCGGTCCGCACATTCTGGTGAACAATGCGGGTATCACCCGCGATACGCTGGCGATGCGCATGAAGGACGATGACTGGGATGCGGTCATCGATACCAACCTGGCCGCCGTGTTCCGGCTGTCGCGCGGCGTCATGCGCGGCATGATGAAGGCTCGCTGGGGCCGCATCATCAACGTGACCTCGGTGGTCGGCTCCAGCGGCAACGCCGGGCAGGCCAACTACGCCGCCGCCAAGGCCGGCGTGGCGGGCATGTCCCGTGCGCTGGCGCGGGAACTGGGCAGCCGAAATATTACGGTCAATTGCGTGGCGCCCGGCTTCATCGATACCGATATGACGCGCGTGCTGGGCGAAGCCCAGACCGCCGCGCTGCTGCAGCAAATTCCGGTGGGCCGCCTGGGCTCGCCGGCCGATATCGCCCATGCCGTCGCGTTCCTGGCCAGTCCCCAAGCCGGTTACATTACCGGGACGACCCTGCACGTCAACGGCGGCATGTATATGTAA
- the acpP gene encoding acyl carrier protein, which produces MESIEQRVKKIVAEQLGVNEAEIKNESSFLDDLGADSLDMVELVMALEDEFETEIPDEEAEKITTVQQAIDYIGSHGKQ; this is translated from the coding sequence ATGGAAAGCATCGAACAGCGCGTCAAGAAGATCGTCGCTGAACAACTTGGCGTCAATGAAGCCGAGATCAAGAACGAATCTTCCTTTCTTGACGACCTCGGTGCCGATTCGCTCGACATGGTTGAGCTGGTGATGGCTCTCGAAGACGAATTCGAGACCGAGATCCCCGACGAAGAGGCCGAGAAAATCACGACCGTGCAACAAGCGATTGACTACATCGGTTCGCACGGCAAGCAATAA
- a CDS encoding sigma-E factor negative regulatory protein, whose protein sequence is MQRSSASVRAEDTSWENSVSAWMDGEGTEEWLDGLEVAEGRETWDTYHLIGDVLRNPELSITPSPAFHARLSAALANELPIVAPRRRRALRPVWRFGLSGFAMAAAVASVAWVAQPYLAGTRDAPTAETRVLADASGVSADDPSLSDYLEAHRQLAGPTAIRQVSFDVGAGR, encoded by the coding sequence ATGCAAAGATCATCTGCTTCCGTCCGCGCCGAGGACACGAGCTGGGAAAATTCGGTGTCGGCCTGGATGGATGGCGAAGGTACAGAGGAATGGCTGGACGGCCTGGAAGTAGCCGAAGGCCGGGAAACCTGGGATACGTATCACCTGATAGGCGACGTCCTGCGCAATCCGGAACTGTCCATCACCCCTTCGCCCGCGTTTCACGCCCGCTTGTCGGCCGCGCTGGCCAATGAACTCCCCATTGTCGCCCCGCGCCGCCGGCGCGCGCTGCGGCCGGTCTGGCGATTCGGCCTGTCCGGCTTCGCGATGGCCGCGGCGGTGGCCTCCGTCGCCTGGGTCGCGCAGCCCTATTTAGCGGGCACCCGCGACGCGCCCACGGCGGAAACCCGGGTCCTGGCCGATGCCAGCGGGGTATCGGCCGACGATCCTAGCCTGAGCGACTACCTGGAAGCGCATCGGCAGCTGGCTGGCCCCACGGCCATCCGGCAGGTGTCATTCGACGTCGGAGCGGGGCGCTGA